Within the Chromobacterium paludis genome, the region AGAGGCGCAATGCTACCGGCTGCTAACCGCCCTAAAAATCGGCCCCGTCACCACGTTTGAAGCGCGAACCCGCCTGAACATCCTTCACCCAGCTGGCCGCATTGCTGACTTGCGCGGCGCTGGAATGCAGATCGAAACAGAGCGCGTCACCATTACCGACGAAAACGGCCGCAAGCATAGCGGGATCGCCCGCTATATCCTGCTCGGAGAATGCAAGACCCAGGAGGACGCCGCATGACCAAGCTAATTCAAGCCGATTTCAACGGCCAGGCGATGCAGTTCACCGCTGATGGCTGGTTCAATGCGACGACTGCGGCGGAGAAGTATGAAGCATGCTGG harbors:
- a CDS encoding helix-turn-helix domain-containing protein, with the translated sequence MENKNVRTAEAVTSANTFIDVTDASVEAQCYRLLTALKIGPVTTFEARTRLNILHPAGRIADLRGAGMQIETERVTITDENGRKHSGIARYILLGECKTQEDAA